A portion of the Phycodurus eques isolate BA_2022a chromosome 3, UOR_Pequ_1.1, whole genome shotgun sequence genome contains these proteins:
- the ppil3 gene encoding peptidyl-prolyl cis-trans isomerase-like 3, with product MSPEQIIRRVDISRRTCFVDTHLLVQVATFNMAVTLHTDLGDIKIEIFCERAPKACENFLALCASGFYKGCIFHRNIKGFMVQTGDPTGTGKGGTSIWGRKFEDEFSEHLKHNVRGVVSMANNGPNTNGSQFFFTYAKQPHLDMKYTVFGKIIDGLEAVDELEKLPVHEKTFRPLTETRIKDVTIHANPFAG from the exons ATGTCCCCGGAACAAATCATCAGACGAGTAGATATATCCAGACGGACCTGTTTTGTCGACACACATTTACTGGTCCAAGTCGCAACGTTTAACATG GCTGTTACTCTTCACACAGATTTAGGGGACATCAAAATTGAAATATTCTGTGAACGCGCACCGAAAGCTTGCGAG AACTTCCTCGCCCTGTGTGCCAGCGGCTTCTACAAAGGATGTATATTCCACCGAAACATTAAAGGCTTTATGGTGCAAACTGGAGACCCAACAG GCACTGGCAAAGGAGGAACTAGCATATGGGGCCGCAAGTTTGAAGATGAGTTCAGCGAACATTTAAAA CATAATGTTCGAGGAGTGGTCTCCATGGCAAATAATGGTCCAAACACAAATGGCTCCCAGTTCTTCTTCACCTATGCCAAACAGCCTCATCTGGACATGAAGTATACTGTGTTTGGAAA GATTATCGATGGCTTGGAAGCAGTGGATGAGCTGGAGAAACTCCCCGTGCACGAAAAAACGTTTCGACCGTTGACTGAAACTCGGATTAAGGATGTAACCATTCACGCCAACCCTTTTGCTGGTTAG
- the LOC133400017 gene encoding 3-oxoacyl-[acyl-carrier-protein] reductase FabG-like isoform X1 encodes MSASGDAYKVSSLKGKVTLITGASSGIGAGTSVLFAKLGAVLALNGRDVESLQKVAKECKECGGGAEPLLVPGDLTDEDTVKRIVPEVMARFGRLDVLVNNAGILAMGGIETSDLATYDRVMNINVRSNQYFIARSVYHLTQVCVPHLIKTKGSIVNVSSITGMRPVPGILAYCMSKSVIDQFTRCVALELASKQVRVNSVSPGVVATNVFKRAGMDEKANAKVLEQCKLTNALGRPGEVDEVANSIAFLASDTASFITAVNLPIDGGHHAMIPKETLTVE; translated from the exons ATGTCGGCCTCGGGTGATGCTTATAAA GTGTCTTCCCTGAAGGGAAAAGTGACCCTGATCACAGGTGCCAGCTCAGGTATCGGTGCAGGTACGTCGGTCCTGTTTGCTAAACTGGGAGCTGTGCTGGCTCTCAATGGCAGAGACGTGGAGAGTCTGCAGAAAGTGGCCAAGGAGTGCAAAGAGTGTGGTGGAGGAGCTGAG CCCTTGCTTGTGCCCGGTGACCTGACAGACGAGGACACGGTGAAGAGGATTGTGCCAGAAGTCATGGCGCGCTTTGGCCGACTGGACGTCCTGGTGAACAATGCTGGTATCCTGGCCATGGGCGGCATCGAGACGTCAGACCTGGCAACGTACGACAGAGTCATGAACATCAATGTCAG ATCCAATCAATACTTTATTGCTAGATCTGTGTACCACCTGACCCAAGTCTGTGTGCCTCACCTGATCAAGACTAAAGGCTCCATCGTCAACGTTTCCAGCATCACCGGAATGAGACCG GTTCCTGGTATCCTGGCCTATTGTATGTCCAAGTCTGTCATTGACCAATTCACTCGCTGTGTCGCTCTGG AACTGGCTTCGAAACAAGTTAGAGTCAACTCTGTAAG TCCTGGTGTAGTCGCCACAAATGTGTTCAAGAGAGCAGGAATGGACGAAAAGGCGAATGCTAAG GTCCTTGAACAGTGCAAGCTGACTAATGCACTTGGCCGACCGGGAGAAGTGGATGAGGTGGCCAACAGCATCGCCTTCCTGGCATCAGACACCGCTAGTTTCATTACTGCAGTCAACCTCCCCATTGACGGAGGCCACCATGCCATGATTCCAAAAGAAACCTTAACTGTGgaataa
- the LOC133400017 gene encoding 3-oxoacyl-[acyl-carrier-protein] reductase FabG-like isoform X2, translating to MSASGDAYKVSSLKGKVTLITGASSGIGAGTSVLFAKLGAVLALNGRDVESLQKVAKECKECGGGAEPLLVPGDLTDEDTVKRIVPEVMARFGRLDVLVNNAGILAMGGIETSDLATYDRVMNINVRSVYHLTQVCVPHLIKTKGSIVNVSSITGMRPVPGILAYCMSKSVIDQFTRCVALELASKQVRVNSVSPGVVATNVFKRAGMDEKANAKVLEQCKLTNALGRPGEVDEVANSIAFLASDTASFITAVNLPIDGGHHAMIPKETLTVE from the exons ATGTCGGCCTCGGGTGATGCTTATAAA GTGTCTTCCCTGAAGGGAAAAGTGACCCTGATCACAGGTGCCAGCTCAGGTATCGGTGCAGGTACGTCGGTCCTGTTTGCTAAACTGGGAGCTGTGCTGGCTCTCAATGGCAGAGACGTGGAGAGTCTGCAGAAAGTGGCCAAGGAGTGCAAAGAGTGTGGTGGAGGAGCTGAG CCCTTGCTTGTGCCCGGTGACCTGACAGACGAGGACACGGTGAAGAGGATTGTGCCAGAAGTCATGGCGCGCTTTGGCCGACTGGACGTCCTGGTGAACAATGCTGGTATCCTGGCCATGGGCGGCATCGAGACGTCAGACCTGGCAACGTACGACAGAGTCATGAACATCAATGTCAG ATCTGTGTACCACCTGACCCAAGTCTGTGTGCCTCACCTGATCAAGACTAAAGGCTCCATCGTCAACGTTTCCAGCATCACCGGAATGAGACCG GTTCCTGGTATCCTGGCCTATTGTATGTCCAAGTCTGTCATTGACCAATTCACTCGCTGTGTCGCTCTGG AACTGGCTTCGAAACAAGTTAGAGTCAACTCTGTAAG TCCTGGTGTAGTCGCCACAAATGTGTTCAAGAGAGCAGGAATGGACGAAAAGGCGAATGCTAAG GTCCTTGAACAGTGCAAGCTGACTAATGCACTTGGCCGACCGGGAGAAGTGGATGAGGTGGCCAACAGCATCGCCTTCCTGGCATCAGACACCGCTAGTTTCATTACTGCAGTCAACCTCCCCATTGACGGAGGCCACCATGCCATGATTCCAAAAGAAACCTTAACTGTGgaataa
- the LOC133400018 gene encoding 3-oxoacyl-[acyl-carrier-protein] reductase FabG-like, which produces MASDDADKVSSLKGKVTLITGASSGIGAGTSVLFAKLGALLALNGRDVESLKKVAKECKGCGGGAEPLLVPGDLTDKDTVKRTVEEVIARFGRLDVLVNSAGILAMGGIETSDLATYDRVMNINVRSVYHLTQLCVPHLVETKGSIVNVSSVNGQRSFPGVLAYCMSKSAIDQFTRCVALELASKQVRVNSVCPGVIVTDVHKRAGLDEEQYAKFLEKCKQTHALGRPGEVDEVAHSIAFLASDAASFITGVNLPIDGGRHAMCPR; this is translated from the exons ATGGCCTCAGACGACGCTGATAAA GTGTCTTCTTTGAAGGGAAAAGTGACCCTGATCACAGGTGCCAGCTCAGGTATCGGTGCAGGTACGTCAGTCCTGTTTGCTAAACTGGGAGCTCTGTTGGCTCTCAATGGCAGAGATGTGGAGAGTCTGAAGAAAGTGGCCAAGGAGTGCAAAGGGTGTGGTGGAGGAGCTGAG CCCTTGCTTGTGCCCGGCGACCTGACAGACAAGGACACGGTAAAGAGGACGGTGGAGGAAGTTATTGCGCGCTTCGGCCGACTGGACGTCCTGGTGAACAGCGCTGGCATCCTGGCCATGGGCGGCATCGAGACGTCAGACCTGGCAACGTACGACAGGGTCATGAACATCAATGTCAG ATCTGTGTACCACCTGACCCAACTCTGTGTGCCCCATCTAGTCGAGACCAAAGGCTCCATTGTCAACGTATCCAGCGTCAATGGACAGAGATCG TTCCCTGGTGTTCTGGCCTATTGTATGTCCAAGTCTGCCATTGACCAATTCACTCGCTGTGTCGCTTTGG AACTGGCGTCGAAGCAAGTTAGAGTCAACTCCGTGTG TCCTGGCGTGATCGTCACAGACGTGCACAAGAGAGCCGGACTGGATGAGGAGCAATATGCTAAG TTCCTAGAAAAGTGCAAGCAGACTCACGCGCTTGGCCGACCGGGCGAAGTGGATGAGGTGGCCCACAGCATCGCCTTCCTGGCATCGGACGCTGCTAGTTTCATTACCGGAGTCAACCTTCCCATCGACGGTGGACGCCATGCTATGTGTCCACGATAA